Within the Dehalobacter sp. 12DCB1 genome, the region TTCACTAGGTTTGACCAATGTACGCGCGATCGCAACGCGTTTCTTTTCTCCGCCAGACAGGAGGCTGACATCCAGCGAGAAATCAGTAATACCCAGCCTGGTTAGAATGGACTTGGCTTCATATTCCATCAAATCCCGGACTTCGGCTGAGGTTCCCAGAAATACCTGTTCCAGAACGGTCAGATGTTCACCGAATATGGGGTTTTGCGGAAGATAACTGATCCTGACGCCGGAAGCCATCGTTACCGTACCGGCATCCGGCGTTTCAATCCCAGCGATGATCTTTAAAAAAGTCGATTTCCCGGTGCCATTGGTCCCGATCACACCGATTTTATCTCCCTCATTAATGAACAGAGACATATCTTTTAAGAGTTTTTTCTCACTATAACTTTTCGTAATCTTTTCTGCCGATAATAGAATCAAATGAAGCACCTCACACTGGCTAAAAATAGTTTCGCATTCTCGCGGTAAAATAACTCCTTGCAAAGGCAGCCAATGTTAAAGATATCATATCGCACCTAAAATTTCTAATAACTACGTAAAAAACAAAAGAATTTAATACCATTATTCCTGAATTAAAAAATCATAGATTTCCGTGGTTAGATTGGTAAGTGTATGGCCTGCTTCGGGTAGAATATTGATCTTGCCCTGCGGAACCAATGTTTCCATCCGCCGAGCAGTCTTCGCCGAATGAAGCATGATATCTTTGCCGCCCGCAAATAAAATTACCGGCATCGTCAAGGATTTCAGTTCCTGATCGGAAAAAATGGGTATCATTTCACGGCGAAAGTTAAAACTCTTGCCAATCAGCAATTGGTAGTCCAGTACGATGTCGGGAATAGGCTGATTGCCGTTCACTTTATAGAAGAGCTTTTTTAGCCCGCGATCTCCAAAACACATATAGAACATCGCTGTAAAAAGGAAAGAACCCTTTTGCGGTCCCACGCCGGATGGGCAAAGCAAGACAAGCTTTTCTACTTTTTCCGGCCGGAAAACAGCATACTTGATCGCGAGCCAGGCACCTAAAGAAATCCCGATTATATTTGCTTTATCGATCGCTAACGCTTTTAAGACATCATCAAGCCACTCCGCATATGCAGAACTGTCGAAAGGCAACTGTTCTTCGGCACTTTTCCCAGGTTCCCCTGGAATATCGACAGCATAGACGCGAAAATGCTTCGTATAGGTCGGCATATCACCCAGCCACATCACAGAATTCATCCCGCTGCCATGGAGAAGGATCAACGGCGGCGCGTTCGGATCGCCTCCTGCTAAAACAAACGTTTTGCCATACCGAGTAGTCAGATGGATCGTCTCATATTGCGCTGACCATTGTTCCAATAAAGCATCATACATTCTGAGAACTTCTTTTCTCCCTTCCGGAGTGCGGAAGGCCATTCCGTTTTTCATAGCTTTCCCTCCATTCGATATTCATCTGCCATTTTCTTCTTGTCGTTTACTCATTGCTGGAAATCGCTGCTAAGCTTATTCCGGATCTTTTCCAGCCAGTTCAGTTCATTTTCATAGGATGAAATGATATTCTCTTGAATCATCTCCCACATAGTAAGTTCCCTTTTGCTTCTGGCTGGTGAAAACCTGCCTCTGCGGCTTTTCTCTTTTTCCAGGATGATCTGCATTTTTATTTGCTCTTCATATGCCAACAGCAAGCTTTTTAATTCCTCATCATTCAGGAGATCCGACCAGGCAAGCTGTATCAGAAATGTTTTTTTGATTTCCGCGATTTCCGGTGTTGAAAGCACCCATTTTTTCAATTCTACGATCCCCTCTGCCGTGATCGTATATATTTTTTTGGCAGGTGAACTTTCCTGCATCTGGATTTCATTGGTCACAAAACCCAGGTTCAGCAGTTCAACCAAGGCTTTATAGATCTGATTGTTATTGCCGGACCAATACATAAAAGATGAATCCTGAATAATTTTTTTCAGATCATACCCCGTCAGAGACTGCGTACTGAGAATTCCCAGAATCGCATAATTAATGGACATCATCATGGACATCATTTGTTCTTTTTCACTTCCATTCAAAAAAATACAGTAACATATGTTATTAATATCATATGTTACTGTATTTGTAAAGTGCTATCCCATTTATAAAATTTTTAATATCAATCAGGTTAAATGCTTAGTGCTTGTGATGCATATCCGGTGCATGATGATGCGCATGTTCTATGGTTTCATGTTCATGCGGATGACTGTGTTCCCCTGATGTAAAATCACCGTGAACATGGGTATGATGGCCGTCACCATGATGATGGCGATGGTCATGACACAACGTTTCATGACGATGTTGATGGTCATGTTTCTCCCTAGCCGCATAATAGGCCCCGCATATCATTAGAATGGCTGCAATGATAAAATTACTTGTTATGGGTTCTTGGGCGACAATAAAAGATAAGCCAACGCCAATAAACGGTGCAACAGCATAATAGGCGCTTGTTCTGGCCGCCCCGAGGTCTCTCTGGGCTCTGACATAGAAAAAGATACTGAGGCCATAAGCGAAGAATCCCAATATTAGCGTAAAAAGAATATAGCTATAATCGGCTGTCATTTGTTTGGTGACAAGGGCAATAAGCAAGGAGCCTGCTCCAGACCCCAATCCTTTAATGACGACAATCTGCATAGGATCTTTCAGCGAAAGCATTTTCGTAAAATTATTCTCTAATCCCCAGCAGAGACAGGCCAGCAGGACAAATATAGAACCTGCCGAAAAAGAAAGTCCTTGAATATCTTTTAAAGATAAGAGTATGCTGGAAGCCGTAATGAGAATGATTGCCGTCCAAAGTCTTTGCCCGATTGTCTCCTTAAAGAGCCACAGGGCAAGAAGTGCCGTTGCCGCAATTTCAAAATTGCTCAATAGAGATACATTTGCAGCCGCAGTCGTACTCAATCCGACCAGGAGCAGGATAGGCGCACTCATATCCAAAATCACCATTCCAATTGTAAAGGGCAGATCCTTCCTGGCAATACCTGCTTCTTTAGATAAGGGTCTATTTGCTTTAATGATTAATCGCAGCGCGAACATGCCGGTACCAGCACCCAGATAAAGAAGTGCAGCGATCATGATCGGTGATAAATGGGACAATAACAATTTGGACAATGGCGTGCTTATACCAAAAAGTGCAGCTGCCAGGAGTGCCTGGAATACTGCAAATTTTTGTTTTTGCATCGAACCCCCCCTGCCTTATTGACATCATCTCGACGTCACGTGATCATCATTTTGAAGTCAATTGATACAGGTCTGACCTTCTCTGGGCAAGCAGCGGCAATTCACGGCGGACTTTAGCCACTTCAGCCAGGTCAAGATCCTGAATGATACAACCTTCGCGTTCATCCATTTGCTGCAGGACATTTCCCCACGGTCCGACCATGAGCGTATGCCCCCAGGACATATATCCGGCTTCCGCATCACGGGCCGGAGCAGCACCCACCGTAAAGACCTGATTATCCACTGCGCGGGTGCGGAACAGAATCTCCCAGTGGGCCGGGCCGGTCGTCATATTGAACGCTCCAGGTACAATAATCATTTTAGCGCCCTGATCAGCCATTAGTCTCGCCAGTTCCGGAAAGCGCAAGTCATAGCAGATACAGAGTCCCATCGTTCCGAATTCCGTGTCAAATACAGTGGCCTTGTTTCCGGGGCTTAAGGTATCTGATTCCCGAAATTGCTGTCCGCCCTCAATATCAATATCAAAGAGATGGACTTTGCGGTGTTTGCCTATTTGCCTGCCTTGCCGGTCAAACACATACGAGGTATTATAAATCTTGTTCTCCCGGTCTTTTTCCGGCATCGAACCTGCAACGAGGTACATTTTATACTGTGCCGCCAGAGATGAGAGCTTCTGCCAGCATGCCCCGCCCTCTTCCTCTGCATAATCAGGAAATAAAGACGTCTGATACGGGCAGTTGAACATCTCCGGCAGAATGACCAGATCGACATTCTCTTTAGCCAGGCTGGCCAAATGTTGTTGAAGACGATCAACGTTCTCCGTTTTGTCTGGAGAGACTTTTAACTGAAGCGCTGCAGCTCGAACAATAGACAAGAAGATCCATCCTTTACACTTTTTTTATTCTTATACATTCTCAATTTTATCCAAGCTAAACAATCATCAAAATAATATAGCACGAAAAAAATCCTAAAATACTTCTATTTAGGATTCTTATCTGCTTACTATCCATTATCATACACGTCCGGAAAAAGTCAACTAGTAGACCGATTCGTACTGCTCCATGCCATTCATAGCACCGCGATACTAGTTCTCCATAGCCGTCGAAGTAATATTTACTTCATCCGGTCCAGCGCTTTCAAGATGCCGTAAATAATGGCCTGAGGCCGTGGCGGGCAGCCAGGGATATACACATCGACCGGTACAATGGTATCGATGCCGTTGTTGGTGGCATAGGAGTCCTTAAAAATGCCTCCGCTGCAGGCGCAGGCACCCACTGCCACGACCAGTTTTGGATCAGGTGCTGCATGATACGTCTTCACCAGCGCCTGCTGCATATTTCTGGTTGCGGTGCCTGTCACCAAAAGCATATCGGCATGTCTTGGCGACGCCACAAAACTGATCCCGAGCCTTTCAATATCGTTAACAGGATTGTTCAGCGCATTGATCTCATAATCACAGCCGTTGCAGGAGCCGGAATCCACTTCTCTGATTTGCAGGCTCCGGCCAAACATCTTTTGAATCTTTGCTTTCAGGTCCGTGCAAACTGCTTCGTAGGAAGTGTCAGGCAAGTTATTTTCATCAATCATCACCGTTTGGTTTTTGACAGATACGCTCTTATCCACGTGGAGCATTGCTTTATCCTTTTCAGCCAGCTCAAATTGGTTGGTGGTCGTTACTGCGCCTACTGGGCAGACTTCTTCACACAACACACAGAAGATGCACGCGTCATAGTTAATCCCAATGATGCCTGCTTCCTTAGCCATCACAATTGCCTGAGAGGGACAGCGCAGGACACATTCCCCGCAAAAACTGCACTTTTCTGGATTGATTTCGGTCTTCCCCAGGAACTGACCGCCACTGGCGGGTACTTTGGGATATTCCTGGGTAAGCCTTGGATATTGGATGATCTTTTTTAGCGTCTTAAACATTTTTCGTCTTCCTTGCTCGTACAGTATATTTTGTTATCTGGGGTCTGTCTGCATGCCACAATTCCGCTTTCGGCCGTTGTGCCTTCCATGGCACAAAAGGCCGCGCTACGCACTCCATGCTCCGCTTGGCGCTGGAACCGTGGCACGCAGACTAATAAAAGCTAGTTAGTAATTTCTGTATGCCGGATATTGATATGGATAATCGTTTAAAGTAAGTTTTACGATTACAACTTTTAAATATCTAAAAAACGAGCTACATTCTGACATGCAAGCCTACTTGAATATGCATAAGATCAGTCTGGGGGCCACAGTTCCACTGTGAGCGGAGCAGGATTGCGCAGCGCGGCCTTTTGTGCCATGGATGGCACAATGGCCGGAAAGTGGTATTGTGGCCCACAGACTTACCCTACATAACCGTTTTTAAAATTAGTAATTGGAGAACGTGGTACTCGCAGTATGCCGCTTGCTTTAGAGATCGTTCCCTGCATAGGAAAGGTTAAAGCTTTTATTGATCAGCGGAAAGTCCGGCACAATATTGCCTTTGACAGCATGACAGAGGGCCGGCCAGTTGCAGAAAGACGGCGTCCGTATTTTATAACGGTACACCGTATTGTTCTCGCCGGTCATCAGCCAGTGGATGTTTTCGCCGCGCGGGGCTTCGGTCAAACCAAAAGCAAAGCGATACGGTTCAACAGATTTAACAGGTTCGAGAACGTTCCCGGAAGGCATTTGATTGATTGCCTGGACCATCAGGTTAATGGATTCAAAGCACTCCTCTATTTTGGTATTCAGCCGGCAGTTGATATCGCCGTTGTAATGTTCCGGGATATTGAACTTGAGCTGCGAATATGCCGCATATGGAAAAGATTTTCGAACATCATAGCGCAGTCCTGAAGCCCGGCCGCCGGGGCCGACCGCGTTTAGATCGGCAGCAATTTTCTGATCTAGAATACCGGTATTTTCAATTCTGTCAATAAATAAACTGTTGGCTTTGATAATCTCGACTGTATCCTCGAGCTCGCGGCGGATTTTATCCAGCTGGACAATCAGACTGGTTTCCTTTCCGGCCACAAAATCTTTGCGTACCCCGCCCGGTTTATTGACACTTCGCAGGAAACGCATGCCGCATAGCTCATCCGCTAAAGCATAAGCCCAGCCTCTGATCATCCGGAACTGGAACGTCGCAAACCCGTAAGCAGCGTCAAGACAAACCCCGCCAAGATCGCCAAGATGGCTGGTAAGTCTCTCCAACTCGGCAAAAATAACTCGAATATAGGCTGCCCTGACCGGAGCTTCGATTCCGGCAATCTTTTCGATGGCCTGACAGTACGCCAGGGAATTGGCAAAGGTCTCGTCCCCGGAAATCCGTTCCGAAATATACAGGCATTTTTCAATGCTTTGCTGTTCGGCCAGTTTCTCTATTCCTTTATGGACAAAGTACAATTGTGCTTCAAGATTAATGATTGGTTCTCCGGCCACACTGAAACGGAAATGGCCCGGCTCGATGATTCCGGCATGGACAGGTCCGACGGGAATCTCATAGACCCCTTCCCCTTCAACCTTACAGAAATTAATCTCTTCTGCCGCCCGCTGCGGTCTGTATCCGGCTGGAAAAGCTTTATGCAGCGGATAAACCCCGTTCGGCCAGTTGCTATGAAAAACCAGTCTTTTGGCATCCGGGTGGTTTACCGGAATGATTCCGAATAAATCCTTGATTTCCCGCTCGTACGCTGCCGCAGCTTGGATAATATTGCTGACGGATGGCATTTCCATTTTGTCAGGACTGACCGACGTTTTCATCACCACAAGCAGTGCTTCCTGTCTGTCCGCAAAAACGTAATAAACGCCAAAGCAGGAATTCTGGATTTGCTCATCATTGGCAAACATCAGGATGAGCGGATAACCCAGTTCTTTATTCAAATAGGCGCATATTCCGGGAATACTTTCCGAAGCTATTTTTAGGTAAAGCTCATGATCCCGGCCCTTCCTGTTTCTCCCGTTAATATCGGCCAACTCTGCAACGAAAAACTTTTCCGCGAGTATTTGTTTCAATTCGGATGCCTTCATCATCTCTACCTCTATTTCCAGCAATATTTCATTGACTCGTAGATTGATTCGTGAATCAAGTTTCCATTAATTAAACCATTTTGTTAGGATTCGTCTGCATGCAATACACCTTTATTTTTACAGGATTTACGAATCCCTGTCTTAGATTATACTCAGAACAATGCCCTGGGCCTGAATGATCAGCTCTCGGATTGTTTCCGGCAGATAAACCCCGCCGGCTGTTACAGCTGCCAGCAAAACAACCAGGCAAACCGTTCCGGGGATATTGATTTCTCCTGTTTTGGCATCAGCAGCCTCCGTACTGTCCGGCTGACCATAAAACATTTTAAACAGCGTCACAGCGATTCCGGCAAAGACAACCGCCAGAAGCAGGATAAACACCATCCCGACCCAAAGGCTGGATTGGTTGAAGATTGCGGCGGTAATGCTGAACTCACTCGCAAATACGCTGAAGGGTGGTGTTCCGGCAATAGCAAACAGACCGAGCAGAAAGACCGTTCCCGAAACAGGCAGCGTTTTCAATATCCCTTTGATCTTGAAAATCTGTTTGGTGTCATATCTCTGCATGATATTACCGGCAGATAAAAACAGCATGGATTTGGTCAGCGAGTGATTGATCATATGCAGCAACCCGCCAAAAATAGACAGCGGTGTAAAGATCCCGATCGCAACAGCGATAATTCCCATATGTTCAATACTGGAATAAGCCAGAAGCCGTTTGTAATCCTTCTGCGTCAGAATAAATACAGCCGCGGTAGCAATCGATAAAATCCCGATCCCGATGAGGAGCCTTCCGGCAAAGCTGCTGCTCCCCTGATTGTGATTCACAATGGCCGTCGTCCGGATAATGCCATACATCGCACTATTCAAAAGAACACCGGATAGCATGGCACTAATCGGCGAAGGAGCCTGACTGTGTGCATCAGGCAGCCAGGTATGCATCGGAGCAAGGCCGGCTTTCGTCCCGAATCCGACCAAAATAAAGATGAAGGCCAGGCGCAGGACAGAACCTTTTAACGATGCCGCATTGGCGTACAGCGCCGTCCAATCCAAAAATGAGCCGTTCTCCAATATTCCAGCCGAAGAAAGATGCAGCAAGATGATACCAAGCAGGGCAACTGCAATACCGACAGAACAGATAATGACATACTTCCAGGCAGCTTCAAGCGCATAACGATTGTTATAAAAGCCGACCAAAAAGGCTGAGGCCAACGTTGTCGCTTCGATCGCAATCCACATCAGACCCATGTTTCTGACTGTCAGCGCTAATACCATCGTAAAAATAAAGGTCACCATCAGCATATAGTACAGTCGGATTTTTGGGACCGGCAGCTTACCCTGTCTGACTTCTTCCTCAAGATAACCGATCGAAAAAATGGCCGCCATCAAACCTATCGTCAGGACAATATCCAGAATCATCATGCTCAGGGCATCGAGATAGAAAAATCCGCCCAGCGAAGAATAAGCAATCGCTCCATACAGTATGACGTCATGGGTCAGGGTAGCTGCGATGATCAGCAGCAGAACAGCAGATGAGACGCTGACGAGGTGGTGCAGCCGCTTCGCTTTAAGTATAAAGAGCAGCAATAAAGCTATGATTGGAATGACCAGAAGTAAAAAACCCATATCGTTATATCTTATCCTTTCAGATTATTCAGTTGATCCGTATCAATGGAGTCAAATTGGTCATTCATTCGAAACGTCAGCATACCCATGATCAGAACGAAGGTCACCAGGTCAATGAATATCCCAAGGTCCACAATGAAAGGCATTCCCTGCGTTGCGAGCATGGCCGTAATATACAGACCGTTTTCGATGACCAGAAAGCCAATGATTTGTCCAAGCGCTTTTTTACGGCTGATCATAAAGAAAAGGCCGATCCAGATCACGGAAACCGAGTTGACGAGCTGCATATTGGACATCCCCTGGCTGCTGCCGTCAATCGTTGCCAGCGTGAAGTAAGAAAAAACAACCAGTCCGCAGCAGACCAAAACTAGAATCGGAATATTTAAGATAAAGTCTTTTTCAACTTTGTACCTTACAGAGGCATATGTCCTGTTCAGAAGACCCGGAATGTAGATGACTTTCAGAACAACAATCAGGATACAGACAATCATAATATCCCAGCGTCCTTCGTCCAACAGGCTTCTTACTCCCATGACCCCGGCAGCCAAAGCAATCAGCAGTGACTGAATCCGGAAAGATTTGATATAGGAACTGATCCGTTTATTGGCCATAAGCACAAATGAAGAAAGTAAAATCAGCACAGACAAGGTCTCCAAAAGATTTTCAGACATGATAACCTCCAAGGATAAAGAATTGCAAAATTCCCAGAAAAGCAAGAATAAAAGATAAGGCAGCCAGGTTCGGGATGCTGAAAAGCTTGAACTTAACGGTATTGACTTCAATCAATGCGATGACCACCGCCATAAGGACCACTTTGAGCAAATAAAGCAGAAGTGACAAAATAACAGCGCCGAAACCCATAAACGGAATCAGCTGGTCATGCGGAATGAATAAATTCACAAACAGGGTGATAAAAACCAACTGTTTCACGGCTGCGCCGTATTCCAACAAAGCTAGGTGCCGGCCTGAATACTCCAGGATCATCGCCTCATGCACCATCGTTAATTCCAGATGGGTGGACGGATCATCGACCGGAATCCTGGATGTCTCCGCAATGATAATGATCAGCAGCGCCAACCCCACCATCATATAAACCGGATGAGCCAAAGGAAACCCTGTTACCTGTACGGTCTGCATCATGCGAGGCAGTGAAGTGGATCCGGAAAGGAGTCCTACCGTAAACAGGGCCACAAGAATGGATGGTTCAATCAGTGAAGAAATCATGGCCTCTCTGCTGCTTCCCATCCCGCCGAAGGTACTCGCCGTATCCAGGGCGGCAGCCATCATAAAAAATCTGCCGAGTGCCAGGATGGAAACGAGCATAATAAAATCACCTGGAATCAGAACCGGTACAATCTTGGTTGATACAGGGACCAACAGCGCACCAGCCAGAGCTGTCGCAAAAACGATATACGGAGCTGCCTTGTAAATCCACGAAGATACCTCTGAAACGACAGAGGTCTTTTGCAGCAATTTATACAGATCAAAATACATCTGCAAGACAGGCGCACCTTTGCGCTTTTGAGTCAAAGCTTTGACCTTTTTGATCAGGCCGCCCACGAGCGGTGCAGCCAAAAGAGTAACAATCAGTTGAATGATAATATAGGCGATGCTGTTCATTGCTTCATTCCCTATCCTTCCCGGTGTACAGTCTTTCATTAAACTTCCGCCTCGAATGCCAATCCCTCAGTCTAATTGTTTAAGCCAAACGGTTATAGAGCATCAGTAAGAGAACCGCGGCAAATAGATAGATCAAATAATTATGGATACTGCCGGTTTGAATCTTATACTTTGTTCTTTGGGAAAATTTCTGAAGTCTTTTGATGACCGGATGATAGAGGTAATCTTCAAATATCGAAGCAACTGTCGTCGCATATTCGATTGACTCCGGATAATAGAAGGAGTCCCCCCCTGTCGTAATTTTCCTGGTCGGTCTGAACAAGATCCTGAAAACAATCTTGATCGGTTTGGAAAAACCGGTTGCGCTGTACTGCATGCGCGCATTCAGCGCTTCAAAGCCGCAGTCCCACGTTCCGTATTTCCGTTCGATATATTCACCGCCAACGATCCGGATGACCAGAAGCGCCAACAGGATAATTCCGGCCAAAGCCAGCACCAGGGCCGCAGGAGATATGCTGCCCGGGGAAACCGTCAGCGGATAATAAGCCAGCATAAAGCCTCCCTGAAGCTGACTGAAGACCGAGCCGCCGCCGAGGCTGCCAACGACCGGATCCAGTAGCTTTAAGATTGTTAACGGAAAAAGTCCGATCCCGAGGCAGATCAACGCAAGAATGCCCATACCGATATTCATGGTTTTGGGAACCTCCTGCGCGTTCGCAGCTTCTTCGCTTCGCGGAAGGCCTAGAAACGATATCCCGAACAGCTTCACAAAACAAGCAGCAGCTAACGCTCCGGTCAATGCCAGCGCTGCCACGGCGACCGCCGAAAAGAAGTTTAAGCCGAACTGTCCGGGCAGTATATTGGCAAATAAGGACTGATATGTCAGCCATTCACTGATAAAGCCATTAAACGGCACGATGGCCGATATGGCCAAAGAAAAGCACAGGACCATGAAACCGGTAACGGGCATCTTTTTCAGAAGCCCGCCAAGTTTTTCAATATCTTTGGTATGTACGGCATATTGGATTGCTCCGGCTCCGAGAAATAAACCACCCTTAAACAAGGTATGGTTGAACGTATGCAGCAGTGCTGCTGTTAAGGCCAGACCGCCAACGAGCAAATGGTTCTGGGCAAAGGCGATATACGAGACTCCTAAGCCAATCAGGATAATCCCAATATTTTCTACGCTGTGAAAGGCCAGCAGTCTTTTGATATTATGTTCCATTAAAGCATAGGCAACCCCAAGCACAGCTGACAGCATGCCCAAAACAAGAATGACAATTCCCCACCAGGTATCCTGAACACCTAAATAGCAAAGCACAAAACGGATCAGTCCGTAGATGGCCGTCTTGATCATGATTCCCGACATCAGAGCCGAGACATTGCTCGGGGCAGCCGGGTGAGCGTAAGGCAGCCAGATATGCAGCGGGATAACACCTGCTTTGGTGCCAAAGCCAACCAAAAATAAGATGAAGGCAATGTTTCTGGTTATTTCGGGGATCACTGTGCCGTTATGCGCTGCCATCAGGTCGAAGGAATGCGTATAGTGATAAACGATCATAAAGCCAATGAACAATAAAGCAGTTGCCAGATGCGTCATCACAATATAGACCGTCCCGGCTTTTTGATTTTCTTCTTTCTCCGACTCAAATACGACCAGGAAATAAGACAGCAAAGACATTGCTTCCCAGGAGATATAAAAGAAAACGGCATTGGCCGAGGTCAGTACAAAGAACATCGAAATGATAAACATTACATACAGGAAGTTAAACAGGCCGATGTTCCTTTTTCCGTTGTAATGGGAAATATAACCGATCGAGTAGATCGAAACACAAAAGACCAGAACCGACAGCGCCAGCACAAAGAAAGCAGAAAGATTATCTACCCTGATTTCCAGCGTAATGAACGGAATCGTAGATTGCAGCGAAAAAATATTCAGTATTTCTACTCCCGAGAAGATTTTTCCGATGGAAGCTGCTGAGGCGGCTGCGGAAGCCGCGATACATAGCGCATTGACAATGATATGGCCTGTATTTTGTTTTTTAGCAAAGAGATATCCGAGAGAAATGACAGCTCCGAGCAGATAGCCAAATATTGAGACTAGATATAGATGATGCAGTAAAAGCTCCATGAGACATTTGTCCTCCATATGTGAAATCAAATGTAGAATCAACGTTTAACCATTCGAACAAATCCCCCGCCAGAAATTCTCCCAAATCTCCTCAAAATGGCCTGTTACATCTTCAGGCTGATAAATGAGAATGCTTGACAGCAGCCCATGCGTCATGGCCGTATAGG harbors:
- a CDS encoding alpha/beta hydrolase, yielding MKNGMAFRTPEGRKEVLRMYDALLEQWSAQYETIHLTTRYGKTFVLAGGDPNAPPLILLHGSGMNSVMWLGDMPTYTKHFRVYAVDIPGEPGKSAEEQLPFDSSAYAEWLDDVLKALAIDKANIIGISLGAWLAIKYAVFRPEKVEKLVLLCPSGVGPQKGSFLFTAMFYMCFGDRGLKKLFYKVNGNQPIPDIVLDYQLLIGKSFNFRREMIPIFSDQELKSLTMPVILFAGGKDIMLHSAKTARRMETLVPQGKINILPEAGHTLTNLTTEIYDFLIQE
- a CDS encoding PadR family transcriptional regulator → MMSMMMSINYAILGILSTQSLTGYDLKKIIQDSSFMYWSGNNNQIYKALVELLNLGFVTNEIQMQESSPAKKIYTITAEGIVELKKWVLSTPEIAEIKKTFLIQLAWSDLLNDEELKSLLLAYEEQIKMQIILEKEKSRRGRFSPARSKRELTMWEMIQENIISSYENELNWLEKIRNKLSSDFQQ
- a CDS encoding DMT family transporter — translated: MQKQKFAVFQALLAAALFGISTPLSKLLLSHLSPIMIAALLYLGAGTGMFALRLIIKANRPLSKEAGIARKDLPFTIGMVILDMSAPILLLVGLSTTAAANVSLLSNFEIAATALLALWLFKETIGQRLWTAIILITASSILLSLKDIQGLSFSAGSIFVLLACLCWGLENNFTKMLSLKDPMQIVVIKGLGSGAGSLLIALVTKQMTADYSYILFTLILGFFAYGLSIFFYVRAQRDLGAARTSAYYAVAPFIGVGLSFIVAQEPITSNFIIAAILMICGAYYAAREKHDHQHRHETLCHDHRHHHGDGHHTHVHGDFTSGEHSHPHEHETIEHAHHHAPDMHHKH
- a CDS encoding carbon-nitrogen hydrolase family protein; this translates as MSIVRAAALQLKVSPDKTENVDRLQQHLASLAKENVDLVILPEMFNCPYQTSLFPDYAEEEGGACWQKLSSLAAQYKMYLVAGSMPEKDRENKIYNTSYVFDRQGRQIGKHRKVHLFDIDIEGGQQFRESDTLSPGNKATVFDTEFGTMGLCICYDLRFPELARLMADQGAKMIIVPGAFNMTTGPAHWEILFRTRAVDNQVFTVGAAPARDAEAGYMSWGHTLMVGPWGNVLQQMDEREGCIIQDLDLAEVAKVRRELPLLAQRRSDLYQLTSK
- the nuoB gene encoding NADH-quinone oxidoreductase subunit NuoB, giving the protein MFKTLKKIIQYPRLTQEYPKVPASGGQFLGKTEINPEKCSFCGECVLRCPSQAIVMAKEAGIIGINYDACIFCVLCEEVCPVGAVTTTNQFELAEKDKAMLHVDKSVSVKNQTVMIDENNLPDTSYEAVCTDLKAKIQKMFGRSLQIREVDSGSCNGCDYEINALNNPVNDIERLGISFVASPRHADMLLVTGTATRNMQQALVKTYHAAPDPKLVVAVGACACSGGIFKDSYATNNGIDTIVPVDVYIPGCPPRPQAIIYGILKALDRMK
- a CDS encoding NADH-quinone oxidoreductase subunit C translates to MMKASELKQILAEKFFVAELADINGRNRKGRDHELYLKIASESIPGICAYLNKELGYPLILMFANDEQIQNSCFGVYYVFADRQEALLVVMKTSVSPDKMEMPSVSNIIQAAAAYEREIKDLFGIIPVNHPDAKRLVFHSNWPNGVYPLHKAFPAGYRPQRAAEEINFCKVEGEGVYEIPVGPVHAGIIEPGHFRFSVAGEPIINLEAQLYFVHKGIEKLAEQQSIEKCLYISERISGDETFANSLAYCQAIEKIAGIEAPVRAAYIRVIFAELERLTSHLGDLGGVCLDAAYGFATFQFRMIRGWAYALADELCGMRFLRSVNKPGGVRKDFVAGKETSLIVQLDKIRRELEDTVEIIKANSLFIDRIENTGILDQKIAADLNAVGPGGRASGLRYDVRKSFPYAAYSQLKFNIPEHYNGDINCRLNTKIEECFESINLMVQAINQMPSGNVLEPVKSVEPYRFAFGLTEAPRGENIHWLMTGENNTVYRYKIRTPSFCNWPALCHAVKGNIVPDFPLINKSFNLSYAGNDL
- a CDS encoding hydrogenase 4 subunit F, encoding MGFLLLVIPIIALLLLFILKAKRLHHLVSVSSAVLLLIIAATLTHDVILYGAIAYSSLGGFFYLDALSMMILDIVLTIGLMAAIFSIGYLEEEVRQGKLPVPKIRLYYMLMVTFIFTMVLALTVRNMGLMWIAIEATTLASAFLVGFYNNRYALEAAWKYVIICSVGIAVALLGIILLHLSSAGILENGSFLDWTALYANAASLKGSVLRLAFIFILVGFGTKAGLAPMHTWLPDAHSQAPSPISAMLSGVLLNSAMYGIIRTTAIVNHNQGSSSFAGRLLIGIGILSIATAAVFILTQKDYKRLLAYSSIEHMGIIAVAIGIFTPLSIFGGLLHMINHSLTKSMLFLSAGNIMQRYDTKQIFKIKGILKTLPVSGTVFLLGLFAIAGTPPFSVFASEFSITAAIFNQSSLWVGMVFILLLAVVFAGIAVTLFKMFYGQPDSTEAADAKTGEINIPGTVCLVVLLAAVTAGGVYLPETIRELIIQAQGIVLSII
- a CDS encoding hydrogenase yields the protein MSENLLETLSVLILLSSFVLMANKRISSYIKSFRIQSLLIALAAGVMGVRSLLDEGRWDIMIVCILIVVLKVIYIPGLLNRTYASVRYKVEKDFILNIPILVLVCCGLVVFSYFTLATIDGSSQGMSNMQLVNSVSVIWIGLFFMISRKKALGQIIGFLVIENGLYITAMLATQGMPFIVDLGIFIDLVTFVLIMGMLTFRMNDQFDSIDTDQLNNLKG